One part of the Hippoglossus hippoglossus isolate fHipHip1 chromosome 11, fHipHip1.pri, whole genome shotgun sequence genome encodes these proteins:
- the LOC117770271 gene encoding uncharacterized protein LOC117770271 isoform X9 → MGKSRDLSEFERGMIVGARSAGCSISETVKRLGFSKTAVSRVYREWCEKRKTSSHRGSCGRKRLVDESGEKRMERVVEANIQATSEQIQTLYNSSAPEKPISLATTRRTLKRLGYSRKTQRRDSLIVAGLEALAVYASCPQLETDKNLVCRVQGDPDSKTQSSTGVVFRDQDDPHSKTKSSTGVVFRDQNEQHSKTQSSTDVVCNDENDPE, encoded by the exons ATGGGGAAGTCGCGGGATTTAAGTGAGTTTGAGCGGGGCATGATCGTCGGGGCCCGCAGCGCCGGCTGCAGCATCTCGGAGACCGTGAAGCGGCTCGGCTTCTCCAAGACCGCCGTGTCCCGGGTTTACCGGGAATGGTGCGAGAAGCGGAAGACCTCCAGCCACCGGGGGTCCTGCGGGAGGAAACGCCTCGTCGACGAGAGCGGCGagaagaggatggagagggTGGTGGAGGCGAACATCCAGGCGACGAGCGAGCAGATCCAGACTCTGTACAACAGCAGCGCCCCGGAGAAGCCCATCTCGCTCGCCACCACCCGCCGGACCCTCAAGCGGCTCGGGTACAGCCGCAAGACGCAGCGGCGGGACTCGCTCATCGTGGCCGGTCTGGAGGCTCTGGCCGTGTACGCGTCCTGTCCACAGCTGGAGACCGATAAGAACTTGGTGTGCAGGGTCCAGGGTGACCCGGACTCAAAGACCCAGTCCTCCACAG GTGTTGTGTTCAGGGACCAGGATGACCCACATTCAAAGACCAAGTCCTCCACAGGTGTTGTGTTCAGGGACCAGAATGAGCAACACTCAAAGACCCAGTCCTCCACAGATGTTGTGTGCAATGATGAGAATGACCCAGAATGA
- the LOC117770271 gene encoding uncharacterized protein LOC117770271 isoform X5 produces MGKSRDLSEFERGMIVGARSAGCSISETVKRLGFSKTAVSRVYREWCEKRKTSSHRGSCGRKRLVDESGEKRMERVVEANIQATSEQIQTLYNSSAPEKPISLATTRRTLKRLGYSRKTQRRDSLIVAGLEALAVYASCPQLETDKNLVCRVQGDPDSKTQSSTGVVFRDQGDPDPKTQSSTGVVFRDQGDPALKTQSSTGVVFRDQGDPALKTQSSTGVVFRDQDDPHSKTKSSTGVVFRDQNEQHSKTQSSTDVVCNDENDPE; encoded by the exons ATGGGGAAGTCGCGGGATTTAAGTGAGTTTGAGCGGGGCATGATCGTCGGGGCCCGCAGCGCCGGCTGCAGCATCTCGGAGACCGTGAAGCGGCTCGGCTTCTCCAAGACCGCCGTGTCCCGGGTTTACCGGGAATGGTGCGAGAAGCGGAAGACCTCCAGCCACCGGGGGTCCTGCGGGAGGAAACGCCTCGTCGACGAGAGCGGCGagaagaggatggagagggTGGTGGAGGCGAACATCCAGGCGACGAGCGAGCAGATCCAGACTCTGTACAACAGCAGCGCCCCGGAGAAGCCCATCTCGCTCGCCACCACCCGCCGGACCCTCAAGCGGCTCGGGTACAGCCGCAAGACGCAGCGGCGGGACTCGCTCATCGTGGCCGGTCTGGAGGCTCTGGCCGTGTACGCGTCCTGTCCACAGCTGGAGACCGATAAGAACTTGGTGTGCAGGGTCCAGGGTGACCCGGACTCAAAGACCCAGTCCTCCACAGGTGTTGTGTTCAGGGACCAG GGTGACCCGGACCCAAAGACCCAGTCCTCCACTGGGGTTGTGTTCAGGGACCAGGGTGACCCTGCCCTAAAGACCCAGTCCTCCACAGGTGTTGTGTTCAGGGACCAGGGTGACCCTGCCCTAAAGACCCAGTCCTCCACAGGTGTTGTGTTCAGGGACCAGGATGACCCACATTCAAAGACCAAGTCCTCCACAGGTGTTGTGTTCAGGGACCAGAATGAGCAACACTCAAAGACCCAGTCCTCCACAGATGTTGTGTGCAATGATGAGAATGACCCAGAATGA
- the LOC117770271 gene encoding uncharacterized protein LOC117770271 isoform X11 yields the protein MGKSRDLSEFERGMIVGARSAGCSISETVKRLGFSKTAVSRVYREWCEKRKTSSHRGSCGRKRLVDESGEKRMERVVEANIQATSEQIQTLYNSSAPEKPISLATTRRTLKRLGYSRKTQRRDSLIVAGLEALAVYASCPQLETDKNLVCRVQGDPDSKTQSSTGVVFRDQDDPHSKTKSSTGVVFRDQDVVCNDENDPE from the exons ATGGGGAAGTCGCGGGATTTAAGTGAGTTTGAGCGGGGCATGATCGTCGGGGCCCGCAGCGCCGGCTGCAGCATCTCGGAGACCGTGAAGCGGCTCGGCTTCTCCAAGACCGCCGTGTCCCGGGTTTACCGGGAATGGTGCGAGAAGCGGAAGACCTCCAGCCACCGGGGGTCCTGCGGGAGGAAACGCCTCGTCGACGAGAGCGGCGagaagaggatggagagggTGGTGGAGGCGAACATCCAGGCGACGAGCGAGCAGATCCAGACTCTGTACAACAGCAGCGCCCCGGAGAAGCCCATCTCGCTCGCCACCACCCGCCGGACCCTCAAGCGGCTCGGGTACAGCCGCAAGACGCAGCGGCGGGACTCGCTCATCGTGGCCGGTCTGGAGGCTCTGGCCGTGTACGCGTCCTGTCCACAGCTGGAGACCGATAAGAACTTGGTGTGCAGGGTCCAGGGTGACCCGGACTCAAAGACCCAGTCCTCCACAG GTGTTGTGTTCAGGGACCAGGATGACCCACATTCAAAGACCAAGTCCTCCACAGGTGTTGTGTTCAGGGACCA AGATGTTGTGTGCAATGATGAGAATGACCCAGAATGA
- the LOC117770271 gene encoding uncharacterized protein LOC117770271 isoform X2 encodes MGKSRDLSEFERGMIVGARSAGCSISETVKRLGFSKTAVSRVYREWCEKRKTSSHRGSCGRKRLVDESGEKRMERVVEANIQATSEQIQTLYNSSAPEKPISLATTRRTLKRLGYSRKTQRRDSLIVAGLEALAVYASCPQLETDKNLVCRVQGDPDSKTQSSTGVVFRDQVDPAPKTLSSTGVVFRDQGDPDPKTHSSTGFVFRDQGDPDPKTQSSTGVVFRDQGDPALKTQSSTGVVFRDQGDPALKTQSSTGVVFRDQDDPHSKTKSSTGVVFRDQDVVCNDENDPE; translated from the exons ATGGGGAAGTCGCGGGATTTAAGTGAGTTTGAGCGGGGCATGATCGTCGGGGCCCGCAGCGCCGGCTGCAGCATCTCGGAGACCGTGAAGCGGCTCGGCTTCTCCAAGACCGCCGTGTCCCGGGTTTACCGGGAATGGTGCGAGAAGCGGAAGACCTCCAGCCACCGGGGGTCCTGCGGGAGGAAACGCCTCGTCGACGAGAGCGGCGagaagaggatggagagggTGGTGGAGGCGAACATCCAGGCGACGAGCGAGCAGATCCAGACTCTGTACAACAGCAGCGCCCCGGAGAAGCCCATCTCGCTCGCCACCACCCGCCGGACCCTCAAGCGGCTCGGGTACAGCCGCAAGACGCAGCGGCGGGACTCGCTCATCGTGGCCGGTCTGGAGGCTCTGGCCGTGTACGCGTCCTGTCCACAGCTGGAGACCGATAAGAACTTGGTGTGCAGGGTCCAGGGTGACCCGGACTCAAAGACCCAGTCCTCCACAGGTGTTGTGTTCAGGGACCAGGTGGACCCTGCCCCAAAGACCCTGTCCTCCACTGGGGTTGTGTTCAGGGACCAGGGTGACCCGGACCCAAAGACTCATTCCTCCACAGGGTTTGTATTCAGGGACCAGGGTGACCCGGACCCAAAGACCCAGTCCTCCACTGGGGTTGTGTTCAGGGACCAGGGTGACCCTGCCCTAAAGACCCAGTCCTCCACAGGTGTTGTGTTCAGGGACCAGGGTGACCCTGCCCTAAAGACCCAGTCCTCCACAGGTGTTGTGTTCAGGGACCAGGATGACCCACATTCAAAGACCAAGTCCTCCACAGGTGTTGTGTTCAGGGACCAG GATGTTGTGTGCAATGATGAGAATGACCCAGAATGA
- the LOC117770271 gene encoding uncharacterized protein LOC117770271 isoform X4: MGKSRDLSEFERGMIVGARSAGCSISETVKRLGFSKTAVSRVYREWCEKRKTSSHRGSCGRKRLVDESGEKRMERVVEANIQATSEQIQTLYNSSAPEKPISLATTRRTLKRLGYSRKTQRRDSLIVAGLEALAVYASCPQLETDKNLVCRVQGDPDSKTQSSTGVVFRDQGDPDPKTHSSTGFVFRDQGDPDPKTQSSTGVVFRDQGDPALKTQSSTGVVFRDQGDPALKTQSSTGVVFRDQDDPHSKTKSSTGVVFRDQNEQHSKTQSSTDVVCNDENDPE; this comes from the exons ATGGGGAAGTCGCGGGATTTAAGTGAGTTTGAGCGGGGCATGATCGTCGGGGCCCGCAGCGCCGGCTGCAGCATCTCGGAGACCGTGAAGCGGCTCGGCTTCTCCAAGACCGCCGTGTCCCGGGTTTACCGGGAATGGTGCGAGAAGCGGAAGACCTCCAGCCACCGGGGGTCCTGCGGGAGGAAACGCCTCGTCGACGAGAGCGGCGagaagaggatggagagggTGGTGGAGGCGAACATCCAGGCGACGAGCGAGCAGATCCAGACTCTGTACAACAGCAGCGCCCCGGAGAAGCCCATCTCGCTCGCCACCACCCGCCGGACCCTCAAGCGGCTCGGGTACAGCCGCAAGACGCAGCGGCGGGACTCGCTCATCGTGGCCGGTCTGGAGGCTCTGGCCGTGTACGCGTCCTGTCCACAGCTGGAGACCGATAAGAACTTGGTGTGCAGGGTCCAGGGTGACCCGGACTCAAAGACCCAGTCCTCCACAGGT GTTGTGTTCAGGGACCAGGGTGACCCGGACCCAAAGACTCATTCCTCCACAGGGTTTGTATTCAGGGACCAGGGTGACCCGGACCCAAAGACCCAGTCCTCCACTGGGGTTGTGTTCAGGGACCAGGGTGACCCTGCCCTAAAGACCCAGTCCTCCACAGGTGTTGTGTTCAGGGACCAGGGTGACCCTGCCCTAAAGACCCAGTCCTCCACAGGTGTTGTGTTCAGGGACCAGGATGACCCACATTCAAAGACCAAGTCCTCCACAGGTGTTGTGTTCAGGGACCAGAATGAGCAACACTCAAAGACCCAGTCCTCCACAGATGTTGTGTGCAATGATGAGAATGACCCAGAATGA
- the LOC117770271 gene encoding uncharacterized protein LOC117770271 isoform X3, with product MGKSRDLSEFERGMIVGARSAGCSISETVKRLGFSKTAVSRVYREWCEKRKTSSHRGSCGRKRLVDESGEKRMERVVEANIQATSEQIQTLYNSSAPEKPISLATTRRTLKRLGYSRKTQRRDSLIVAGLEALAVYASCPQLETDKNLVCRVQGDPDSKTQSSTGVVFRDQGDPDPKTHSSTGFVFRDQGDPDPKTQSSTGVVFRDQGDPALKTQSSTGVVFRDQGDPALKTQSSTGVVFRDQDDPHSKTKSSTGVVFRDQNEQHSKTQSSTDVVCNDENDPE from the exons ATGGGGAAGTCGCGGGATTTAAGTGAGTTTGAGCGGGGCATGATCGTCGGGGCCCGCAGCGCCGGCTGCAGCATCTCGGAGACCGTGAAGCGGCTCGGCTTCTCCAAGACCGCCGTGTCCCGGGTTTACCGGGAATGGTGCGAGAAGCGGAAGACCTCCAGCCACCGGGGGTCCTGCGGGAGGAAACGCCTCGTCGACGAGAGCGGCGagaagaggatggagagggTGGTGGAGGCGAACATCCAGGCGACGAGCGAGCAGATCCAGACTCTGTACAACAGCAGCGCCCCGGAGAAGCCCATCTCGCTCGCCACCACCCGCCGGACCCTCAAGCGGCTCGGGTACAGCCGCAAGACGCAGCGGCGGGACTCGCTCATCGTGGCCGGTCTGGAGGCTCTGGCCGTGTACGCGTCCTGTCCACAGCTGGAGACCGATAAGAACTTGGTGTGCAGGGTCCAGGGTGACCCGGACTCAAAGACCCAGTCCTCCACAGGTGTTGTGTTCAGGGACCAG GGTGACCCGGACCCAAAGACTCATTCCTCCACAGGGTTTGTATTCAGGGACCAGGGTGACCCGGACCCAAAGACCCAGTCCTCCACTGGGGTTGTGTTCAGGGACCAGGGTGACCCTGCCCTAAAGACCCAGTCCTCCACAGGTGTTGTGTTCAGGGACCAGGGTGACCCTGCCCTAAAGACCCAGTCCTCCACAGGTGTTGTGTTCAGGGACCAGGATGACCCACATTCAAAGACCAAGTCCTCCACAGGTGTTGTGTTCAGGGACCAGAATGAGCAACACTCAAAGACCCAGTCCTCCACAGATGTTGTGTGCAATGATGAGAATGACCCAGAATGA
- the LOC117770271 gene encoding uncharacterized protein LOC117770271 isoform X8, translating into MGKSRDLSEFERGMIVGARSAGCSISETVKRLGFSKTAVSRVYREWCEKRKTSSHRGSCGRKRLVDESGEKRMERVVEANIQATSEQIQTLYNSSAPEKPISLATTRRTLKRLGYSRKTQRRDSLIVAGLEALAVYASCPQLETDKNLVCRVQGDPDSKTQSSTGVVFRDQGDPALKTQSSTGVVFRDQDDPHSKTKSSTGVVFRDQNEQHSKTQSSTDVVCNDENDPE; encoded by the exons ATGGGGAAGTCGCGGGATTTAAGTGAGTTTGAGCGGGGCATGATCGTCGGGGCCCGCAGCGCCGGCTGCAGCATCTCGGAGACCGTGAAGCGGCTCGGCTTCTCCAAGACCGCCGTGTCCCGGGTTTACCGGGAATGGTGCGAGAAGCGGAAGACCTCCAGCCACCGGGGGTCCTGCGGGAGGAAACGCCTCGTCGACGAGAGCGGCGagaagaggatggagagggTGGTGGAGGCGAACATCCAGGCGACGAGCGAGCAGATCCAGACTCTGTACAACAGCAGCGCCCCGGAGAAGCCCATCTCGCTCGCCACCACCCGCCGGACCCTCAAGCGGCTCGGGTACAGCCGCAAGACGCAGCGGCGGGACTCGCTCATCGTGGCCGGTCTGGAGGCTCTGGCCGTGTACGCGTCCTGTCCACAGCTGGAGACCGATAAGAACTTGGTGTGCAGGGTCCAGGGTGACCCGGACTCAAAGACCCAGTCCTCCACAG GTGTTGTGTTCAGGGACCAGGGTGACCCTGCCCTAAAGACCCAGTCCTCCACAGGTGTTGTGTTCAGGGACCAGGATGACCCACATTCAAAGACCAAGTCCTCCACAGGTGTTGTGTTCAGGGACCAGAATGAGCAACACTCAAAGACCCAGTCCTCCACAGATGTTGTGTGCAATGATGAGAATGACCCAGAATGA
- the LOC117770427 gene encoding tissue alpha-L-fucosidase-like: MLLLLLCTAALVSQTAARYTANWTSLDARPLPAWYDQAKVGIFVHWGVFSVPGFDSEWFWWHWQGQQPPDPKCVSYMRSNYPPGFSYAEFAPQFHAQFFDPGEWADIFKASGAKYVVLTAKHHEGFTNWASPYSWNWNSVDTGPHRDLVGDLADAVRNRSLHYGLYNSLYEWFNPLYLADKKNGFKTQNFVMQKLLPELYNMVVRYKPELIWSDGDWEAPDTYWNSTQFLAWLYNDSPVKDTIVTNDRWGAGCACKHGGYFNCEDKYTPGQLPKHKWEKCTSVDKLSWGYRRNMRLIELMDLPSIIKDMVRTVALGGNYLLNVGPTSDGVIPPVFEERLRGVGAWLDVNGEAIYASKPWRVQTENSTGQQPIWYTSKGTTVYAIMVTKPSESIVKLLVPKTSPTTKVTYLGNPKALPWSPVGPSSGLIVLLPQLPYSPGEAWVLKLENVH; this comes from the exons ATgttgctcctgctcctctgcacCGCGGCCCTCGTTTCTCAAACCGCGGCTCGCTACACCGCGAACTGGACGAGCCTGGACGCCCGGCCGCTGCCTGCGTGGTACGACCAGGCCAAGGTGGGGATCTTCGTCCACTGGGGGGTCTTCTCCGTCCCCGGCTTTGACAGCGAGTGGTTCTGGTGGCACTGGCAGGGCCAACAGCCCCCGGACCCCAAGTGTGTGAGCTACATGCGGAGCAACTACCCGCCCGGCTTCAGCTACGCGGAGTTCGCCCCCCAGTTTCACGCTCAGTTCTTCGACCCGGGGGAGTGGGCGGACATTTTCAAGGCCTCCGGTGCAAA GTACGTTGTCCTGACGGCCAAACATCACGAGGGATTCACTAACTGGGCGTCTCCTTATTCCTGGAACTGGAACTCCGTGGACACGGGTCCTCACAGAGACCTCGTGGGCGACCTGGCAGACGCAGTGCGCAACAG GTCGTTGCACTATGGACTCTACAACTCCCTGTATGAGTGGTTCAACCCTCTCTACCTGGCTGACAAGAAGAATggatttaaaacacagaattttGTGATGCAAAAGCTTCTTCCAGAGCTTTATAACATGGTCGTAAG GTACAAACCTGAGCTGATCTGGTCTGATGGGGACTGGGAAGCACCTGACACCTACTGGAACTCCACCCAGTTCCTGGCCTGGCTCTATAATGACAGCCCAGTCAAA GACACCATCGTGACCAATGACAGGTGGGGAGCTGGCTGCGCCTGTAAACATGGCGGCTACTTTAACTGTGAGGACAAGTACACTCCAGGCCAGCTGCCCAAGCACAAGTGGGAGAAGTGCACGTCTGTGGACAAGTTATCGTGGGGTTACAGGCGGAACATGAGGCTGATTGAACTGATGGACTTACCCTCCATCATAAAG gATATGGTTCGTACCGTGGCTCTGGGAGGTAACTACCTTCTGAATGTGGGCCCCACATCTGACGGGGTGATCCCTCCTGTGTTTGAAGAGAGGCTCAGAGGTGTAGGGGCCTGGCTGGATGTCAACGGGGAGGCCATCTATGCCTCTAAACCCTGGAGGGTCCAAACGGAGAACAGCACTGGCCAACAGCCAATCTG GTATACATCTAAAGGGACCACCGTCTATGCCATCATGGTAACCAAACCCTCAGAGTCCATTGTCAAACTGCTGGTACCCAAAACATCACCAACCACCAAG GTGACCTATTTGGGGAATCCAAAGGCCTTACCCTGGTCCCCAGTTGGTCCCAGCTCTGGCCTTATTGTCCTGCTGCCCCAGCTGCCCTACAGCCCTGGTGAGGCGTGGGTCCTGaaactggaaaatgtccattgA
- the LOC117770271 gene encoding uncharacterized protein LOC117770271 isoform X6, whose product MGKSRDLSEFERGMIVGARSAGCSISETVKRLGFSKTAVSRVYREWCEKRKTSSHRGSCGRKRLVDESGEKRMERVVEANIQATSEQIQTLYNSSAPEKPISLATTRRTLKRLGYSRKTQRRDSLIVAGLEALAVYASCPQLETDKNLVCRVQGDPDSKTQSSTGVVFRDQVDPAPKTLSSTGVVFRDQGDPDPKTHSSTGFVFRDQGDPDPKTQSSTGVVFRDQGDPALKTQSSTGVVFRDQDVVCNDENDPE is encoded by the exons ATGGGGAAGTCGCGGGATTTAAGTGAGTTTGAGCGGGGCATGATCGTCGGGGCCCGCAGCGCCGGCTGCAGCATCTCGGAGACCGTGAAGCGGCTCGGCTTCTCCAAGACCGCCGTGTCCCGGGTTTACCGGGAATGGTGCGAGAAGCGGAAGACCTCCAGCCACCGGGGGTCCTGCGGGAGGAAACGCCTCGTCGACGAGAGCGGCGagaagaggatggagagggTGGTGGAGGCGAACATCCAGGCGACGAGCGAGCAGATCCAGACTCTGTACAACAGCAGCGCCCCGGAGAAGCCCATCTCGCTCGCCACCACCCGCCGGACCCTCAAGCGGCTCGGGTACAGCCGCAAGACGCAGCGGCGGGACTCGCTCATCGTGGCCGGTCTGGAGGCTCTGGCCGTGTACGCGTCCTGTCCACAGCTGGAGACCGATAAGAACTTGGTGTGCAGGGTCCAGGGTGACCCGGACTCAAAGACCCAGTCCTCCACAGGTGTTGTGTTCAGGGACCAGGTGGACCCTGCCCCAAAGACCCTGTCCTCCACTGGGGTTGTGTTCAGGGACCAGGGTGACCCGGACCCAAAGACTCATTCCTCCACAGGGTTTGTATTCAGGGACCAGGGTGACCCGGACCCAAAGACCCAGTCCTCCACTGGGGTTGTGTTCAGGGACCAGGGTGACCCTGCCCTAAAGACCCAGTCCTCCACAGGTGTTGTGTTCAGGGACCAGG ATGTTGTGTGCAATGATGAGAATGACCCAGAATGA
- the LOC117770271 gene encoding uncharacterized protein LOC117770271 isoform X10 has product MGKSRDLSEFERGMIVGARSAGCSISETVKRLGFSKTAVSRVYREWCEKRKTSSHRGSCGRKRLVDESGEKRMERVVEANIQATSEQIQTLYNSSAPEKPISLATTRRTLKRLGYSRKTQRRDSLIVAGLEALAVYASCPQLETDKNLVCRVQGDPDSKTQSSTGVVFRDQVDPAPKTLSSTGVVFRDQDVVCNDENDPE; this is encoded by the exons ATGGGGAAGTCGCGGGATTTAAGTGAGTTTGAGCGGGGCATGATCGTCGGGGCCCGCAGCGCCGGCTGCAGCATCTCGGAGACCGTGAAGCGGCTCGGCTTCTCCAAGACCGCCGTGTCCCGGGTTTACCGGGAATGGTGCGAGAAGCGGAAGACCTCCAGCCACCGGGGGTCCTGCGGGAGGAAACGCCTCGTCGACGAGAGCGGCGagaagaggatggagagggTGGTGGAGGCGAACATCCAGGCGACGAGCGAGCAGATCCAGACTCTGTACAACAGCAGCGCCCCGGAGAAGCCCATCTCGCTCGCCACCACCCGCCGGACCCTCAAGCGGCTCGGGTACAGCCGCAAGACGCAGCGGCGGGACTCGCTCATCGTGGCCGGTCTGGAGGCTCTGGCCGTGTACGCGTCCTGTCCACAGCTGGAGACCGATAAGAACTTGGTGTGCAGGGTCCAGGGTGACCCGGACTCAAAGACCCAGTCCTCCACAGGTGTTGTGTTCAGGGACCAGGTGGACCCTGCCCCAAAGACCCTGTCCTCCACTGGGGTTGTGTTCAGGGACCAGG ATGTTGTGTGCAATGATGAGAATGACCCAGAATGA
- the LOC117770271 gene encoding uncharacterized protein LOC117770271 isoform X7 gives MGKSRDLSEFERGMIVGARSAGCSISETVKRLGFSKTAVSRVYREWCEKRKTSSHRGSCGRKRLVDESGEKRMERVVEANIQATSEQIQTLYNSSAPEKPISLATTRRTLKRLGYSRKTQRRDSLIVAGLEALAVYASCPQLETDKNLVCRVQGDPDSKTQSSTGVVFRDQVDPAPKTLSSTGVVFRDQGDPDPKTHSSTGFVFRDQGDPDPKTQSSTGVVFRDQDVVCNDENDPE, from the exons ATGGGGAAGTCGCGGGATTTAAGTGAGTTTGAGCGGGGCATGATCGTCGGGGCCCGCAGCGCCGGCTGCAGCATCTCGGAGACCGTGAAGCGGCTCGGCTTCTCCAAGACCGCCGTGTCCCGGGTTTACCGGGAATGGTGCGAGAAGCGGAAGACCTCCAGCCACCGGGGGTCCTGCGGGAGGAAACGCCTCGTCGACGAGAGCGGCGagaagaggatggagagggTGGTGGAGGCGAACATCCAGGCGACGAGCGAGCAGATCCAGACTCTGTACAACAGCAGCGCCCCGGAGAAGCCCATCTCGCTCGCCACCACCCGCCGGACCCTCAAGCGGCTCGGGTACAGCCGCAAGACGCAGCGGCGGGACTCGCTCATCGTGGCCGGTCTGGAGGCTCTGGCCGTGTACGCGTCCTGTCCACAGCTGGAGACCGATAAGAACTTGGTGTGCAGGGTCCAGGGTGACCCGGACTCAAAGACCCAGTCCTCCACAGGTGTTGTGTTCAGGGACCAGGTGGACCCTGCCCCAAAGACCCTGTCCTCCACTGGGGTTGTGTTCAGGGACCAGGGTGACCCGGACCCAAAGACTCATTCCTCCACAGGGTTTGTATTCAGGGACCAGGGTGACCCGGACCCAAAGACCCAGTCCTCCACTGGGGTTGTGTTCAGGGACCAGG ATGTTGTGTGCAATGATGAGAATGACCCAGAATGA
- the LOC117770271 gene encoding uncharacterized protein LOC117770271 isoform X1: MGKSRDLSEFERGMIVGARSAGCSISETVKRLGFSKTAVSRVYREWCEKRKTSSHRGSCGRKRLVDESGEKRMERVVEANIQATSEQIQTLYNSSAPEKPISLATTRRTLKRLGYSRKTQRRDSLIVAGLEALAVYASCPQLETDKNLVCRVQGDPDSKTQSSTGVVFRDQVDPAPKTLSSTGVVFRDQGDPDPKTHSSTGFVFRDQGDPDPKTQSSTGVVFRDQGDPALKTQSSTGVVFRDQGDPALKTQSSTGVVFRDQDDPHSKTKSSTGVVFRDQNEQHSKTQSSTDVVCNDENDPE, encoded by the coding sequence ATGGGGAAGTCGCGGGATTTAAGTGAGTTTGAGCGGGGCATGATCGTCGGGGCCCGCAGCGCCGGCTGCAGCATCTCGGAGACCGTGAAGCGGCTCGGCTTCTCCAAGACCGCCGTGTCCCGGGTTTACCGGGAATGGTGCGAGAAGCGGAAGACCTCCAGCCACCGGGGGTCCTGCGGGAGGAAACGCCTCGTCGACGAGAGCGGCGagaagaggatggagagggTGGTGGAGGCGAACATCCAGGCGACGAGCGAGCAGATCCAGACTCTGTACAACAGCAGCGCCCCGGAGAAGCCCATCTCGCTCGCCACCACCCGCCGGACCCTCAAGCGGCTCGGGTACAGCCGCAAGACGCAGCGGCGGGACTCGCTCATCGTGGCCGGTCTGGAGGCTCTGGCCGTGTACGCGTCCTGTCCACAGCTGGAGACCGATAAGAACTTGGTGTGCAGGGTCCAGGGTGACCCGGACTCAAAGACCCAGTCCTCCACAGGTGTTGTGTTCAGGGACCAGGTGGACCCTGCCCCAAAGACCCTGTCCTCCACTGGGGTTGTGTTCAGGGACCAGGGTGACCCGGACCCAAAGACTCATTCCTCCACAGGGTTTGTATTCAGGGACCAGGGTGACCCGGACCCAAAGACCCAGTCCTCCACTGGGGTTGTGTTCAGGGACCAGGGTGACCCTGCCCTAAAGACCCAGTCCTCCACAGGTGTTGTGTTCAGGGACCAGGGTGACCCTGCCCTAAAGACCCAGTCCTCCACAGGTGTTGTGTTCAGGGACCAGGATGACCCACATTCAAAGACCAAGTCCTCCACAGGTGTTGTGTTCAGGGACCAGAATGAGCAACACTCAAAGACCCAGTCCTCCACAGATGTTGTGTGCAATGATGAGAATGACCCAGAATGA